One window of Mucilaginibacter inviolabilis genomic DNA carries:
- a CDS encoding CRTAC1 family protein, with protein sequence MPVISVSQKNAFKTLLICLFGSILLFTACGRKNGKANAENDTDPGKLARQYMAENKFDEAEASFIKAIQVTPDNISNYGSLGRLYLLQKKFDEAEKELKSGLKIKPDDLELELLLAKVYIEKGDRDNGISQLKAIIVKYPKNVKAWYNLASVGPATKPQSWEKSCLTKALSFTPANTVLRLKLAELYAGNNQADSARYFLESIKKMAPDFSTTANTAYQKAVSLLKGNHSVEALPNIIRFHQLMKTSVAYASGTDEIEIPQLLGGYPQFTTALTNQGGTLADFVFTDASAAVGLSNKANAAHSLIATADYDSEGNFYVYSSFQPIGSSTSKRSLFITKTGEFKLCTGIDAMDNPGLDMDATFADYDNDGFQDLFIATTKDMILYHNNGDGTFSRVKENIGLQNMDHVRKLLFADFDQDGDLDLYVAEKGGNKFFRNNGNGTFTETVGSMGLTGDPHGTLAADFGDWDSDGDLDITALREDGSLQLLTNNRHSKFQDISDSLGLRKYKGSTVAFGDYNNDGLLDIVVPGGANGLCSLLSNTGHGFSVDPASSTLSNALKGITVKDVAFVDFDNDGHLDLLVAGVNADPSKSGVRLFHNDSKGFSDVSYLLPKTVLQAEQIKILDFNADGDEDIFLAGPAGVQLIRNDSGNQNNYMQVQLAGLSYGNSKNNRFGIGAQIELKAGDLYQRKTVTGPNTEFGIGNRKTLDAVRIVWPNGTPRTIVDPSSKEKILEQEQLKGSCPFLFTWNGEKYEFIKDMLWRSALGMPLAIHGKDTTYSFSDASKEYLLIPGEKLKPKDGKYSIKITEELWEAVYFDKAGLVAVDHPDSVDIYVDERFVPPPFPGRTVYQAAKKYLPLSARDEQGNNLLPKISTYDFQYASTFSLTKFQGLAEDHDLILDLGNKAKSDSLRLFLRGWIFPTDASINTAITQSDKYKVHPPSLQVINSKGEWQTVIPNLGFPMGRDKMVIANLTGKFLTVNDRRVRIRTNMQIYWDQVFYTTGSVKAPVKMSDLVMTSATLGYRGYSSSYRKGGPYGPEWFDYDHTTQGQKWRDLTGNYTRYGDVLPLLQRGDDQYIIADGGDEISIDFDAQRLPALPKDWKRDFLIYSEGWVKDGDLNTASGQTVAPLPFHNMPSYPYTHVAYPNDKAHRDYQQKYNTRKVSTMDFKNAIRNASVMSFKN encoded by the coding sequence ATGCCTGTAATATCAGTATCGCAAAAAAATGCTTTTAAAACGCTACTCATCTGTTTGTTTGGTTCTATACTATTATTTACTGCATGCGGCAGAAAAAACGGAAAAGCAAACGCAGAAAACGATACTGATCCCGGGAAACTTGCACGCCAGTATATGGCTGAAAACAAGTTTGATGAAGCAGAGGCTTCATTTATAAAAGCGATACAGGTAACCCCGGATAATATTTCAAATTACGGCAGCCTGGGGAGGCTCTATCTGCTTCAAAAAAAATTCGACGAAGCTGAAAAGGAATTAAAATCTGGATTGAAGATCAAACCGGATGACCTGGAACTGGAATTACTATTGGCAAAAGTTTATATTGAAAAAGGAGACCGGGATAATGGTATAAGCCAGCTCAAAGCCATTATTGTGAAATATCCTAAAAATGTCAAAGCCTGGTATAACCTGGCTAGCGTTGGCCCAGCAACAAAGCCTCAAAGCTGGGAAAAAAGCTGTTTGACAAAGGCATTAAGTTTTACACCTGCAAATACGGTGTTACGGCTGAAGCTGGCCGAGCTTTATGCAGGCAACAACCAGGCAGATTCTGCACGCTATTTTTTGGAAAGTATCAAAAAAATGGCGCCCGATTTTTCGACCACTGCAAATACTGCCTACCAAAAAGCGGTTTCTTTATTAAAAGGAAATCACAGCGTTGAGGCTTTGCCCAATATCATTCGTTTTCATCAGTTGATGAAAACAAGTGTGGCTTATGCCTCCGGAACCGACGAGATCGAGATCCCCCAGCTTTTGGGAGGCTACCCTCAGTTTACAACAGCCCTTACTAACCAAGGGGGAACCTTAGCCGACTTTGTTTTTACCGATGCCTCGGCAGCCGTAGGTTTGTCTAATAAAGCAAATGCTGCACATTCTTTAATAGCCACGGCTGATTACGATTCGGAAGGGAATTTCTATGTATATTCCAGTTTTCAGCCTATAGGTTCTTCCACATCCAAACGTTCTCTTTTTATCACCAAAACAGGGGAATTTAAATTGTGTACAGGTATTGATGCTATGGATAACCCGGGTTTGGATATGGATGCCACTTTTGCAGATTATGATAATGATGGTTTTCAGGACCTTTTTATTGCCACTACCAAGGACATGATCTTATATCATAATAATGGTGATGGTACTTTTAGCCGGGTTAAAGAAAATATAGGATTACAGAATATGGATCATGTGCGTAAGCTTTTATTTGCCGATTTTGACCAGGATGGTGATCTTGATTTATATGTTGCTGAAAAAGGTGGAAATAAATTTTTTCGGAATAATGGCAACGGGACTTTCACGGAAACCGTCGGTAGTATGGGGCTTACAGGTGATCCGCACGGTACGCTCGCAGCAGATTTTGGTGACTGGGATTCAGACGGGGACTTAGATATTACTGCATTGAGAGAAGACGGAAGTTTGCAATTACTGACCAATAACCGGCATTCTAAGTTTCAAGATATCAGCGACTCATTAGGCCTACGTAAATATAAAGGGAGCACGGTTGCCTTTGGCGACTATAACAATGATGGATTGCTGGATATTGTTGTTCCGGGAGGTGCTAACGGCTTATGTTCTCTGCTCAGTAATACAGGGCATGGTTTTTCTGTAGATCCGGCATCCAGTACATTGAGTAATGCGCTAAAAGGAATAACAGTAAAGGACGTTGCATTTGTTGATTTTGATAATGATGGACACCTTGATTTGTTGGTTGCTGGTGTTAATGCTGATCCATCAAAAAGTGGTGTTAGATTATTTCATAACGATAGCAAAGGATTCAGTGATGTTTCGTATCTCTTACCAAAAACAGTGCTACAGGCAGAGCAGATTAAAATTCTCGATTTTAATGCGGACGGAGACGAAGATATTTTTTTAGCAGGACCTGCAGGTGTTCAGTTAATTAGAAATGATAGTGGCAATCAGAATAATTATATGCAGGTACAATTGGCTGGTTTATCTTATGGCAACAGTAAAAATAACAGGTTTGGAATAGGTGCGCAGATTGAACTAAAAGCAGGAGATCTATATCAACGTAAAACGGTTACCGGCCCTAATACTGAATTTGGGATAGGTAACCGTAAGACACTGGATGCTGTTCGTATCGTATGGCCCAACGGCACACCCCGAACTATAGTTGACCCCAGCAGTAAAGAAAAAATATTGGAGCAGGAGCAACTCAAAGGTTCGTGTCCATTTTTATTTACGTGGAATGGTGAAAAATATGAATTTATTAAAGATATGCTTTGGCGAAGCGCGCTGGGTATGCCCTTGGCTATTCATGGAAAAGATACCACTTATTCATTTTCGGATGCCTCAAAAGAATATCTACTGATCCCTGGCGAGAAACTTAAACCTAAGGATGGTAAATACAGCATCAAAATTACGGAAGAATTGTGGGAAGCCGTTTACTTTGACAAAGCCGGCCTGGTTGCTGTTGACCATCCCGATTCTGTGGATATTTATGTAGATGAACGCTTTGTTCCCCCTCCTTTTCCGGGCAGGACGGTTTACCAGGCAGCAAAAAAATATTTGCCTCTATCCGCCAGGGATGAACAAGGCAATAACCTGCTGCCGAAGATCAGTACTTATGATTTCCAGTATGCTTCAACTTTTTCCTTAACCAAATTTCAGGGGCTTGCCGAAGATCATGACTTGATACTCGACTTAGGGAATAAGGCTAAAAGCGATAGCTTACGCTTGTTTTTACGCGGCTGGATATTTCCGACTGATGCCAGTATCAACACAGCGATAACGCAGTCGGATAAATATAAGGTCCATCCGCCGTCTTTACAGGTGATCAACAGTAAAGGGGAGTGGCAAACGGTTATCCCTAACCTCGGGTTCCCGATGGGTAGGGACAAAATGGTTATCGCCAATCTTACAGGTAAATTTCTTACCGTTAATGACCGCCGCGTCAGGATCAGAACCAATATGCAGATCTATTGGGATCAAGTGTTTTATACTACAGGGAGTGTAAAAGCGCCTGTAAAAATGAGTGATTTGGTAATGACCAGTGCTACGCTGGGTTACAGGGGGTATTCTTCATCTTACCGCAAAGGCGGTCCTTACGGACCTGAATGGTTTGATTATGATCATACTACCCAGGGACAAAAATGGCGCGATCTTACCGGTAATTATACCCGTTATGGAGATGTGCTGCCGCTTTTGCAACGAGGCGACGACCAATACATCATAGCCGATGGGGGAGACGAAATCAGCATTGATTTTGATGCACAGCGATTGCCTGCATTACCCAAAGACTGGAAACGGGATTTTCTGATTTATAGTGAAGGCTGGGTAAAAGATGGAGATTTGAATACGGCCAGCGGGCAAACCGTTGCGCCATTACCTTTCCATAACATGCCATCTTATCCATATACCCATGTGGCGTATCCAAATGACAAAGCGCACCGGGATTATCAGCAAAAATATAATACTCGTAAAGTAAGCACTATGGATTTTAAAAATGCTATACGCAATGCTAGTGTCATGTCATTTAAGAATTGA
- a CDS encoding CRTAC1 family protein — MSTPKQIYKILAIILFIVLLIGSALLSHEGVFHLNGDTGGTNEQAALSKYGFYLEPVDIKAAGIDFRHLCPVVDSKLNNIASQIASMGASVAIVDFDNDRWNDIYFTNSRTGSLNALYRNLHNGKFENVGAQVGLADVNKKGTGVSMGTVWGDYDNDGFTDVFLYKWGKPELFHNIGGKKFVNVTEGSGLPNWVNANCAIWLDFDNDGKLDLFLGGYYNEAFDLSNLNTTKIMPESFRYANNGGKNYLFKNLGNGKFKDVAAEYGLVSTKWKLAAGAADFNGDGYPELYVANDYNVDEFYINEKGKRFVERGKLVGIGNIPKSGMSVSFGDINNSGMLGIYTTNITEPGILIQGNNYWQPKSNTTGDPSFVNLAQLSGIENAGWSYGAQFGDLNNDGFIDLYAANGFISGKKNTSYWYDYSKVTGGNSKIIGDAANWPDMQGKSQSGYQQNKIWLNNSNGLFEDVSNKVCPYITFDSRSVAMADLWNRGVLDIVVANQNNIPLIYKNNSKNNNHWIDFDLHGTLSNASAIGAKVQLEWDGKKQMQIVSGGSGFSAQNQHRIHFGIGKSTTADKATIYWPSGKVEKLEKPQIDQLHVITENKTNN; from the coding sequence ATGAGTACACCCAAACAGATCTATAAAATTTTGGCTATCATTCTTTTTATAGTTTTATTGATAGGCAGCGCATTACTGTCACATGAGGGTGTATTTCATTTAAATGGCGATACTGGCGGAACTAACGAACAAGCGGCCTTAAGTAAATATGGTTTTTATCTGGAACCCGTGGATATCAAAGCTGCAGGGATAGATTTTCGTCATTTATGCCCTGTGGTTGATTCAAAATTAAATAACATTGCATCACAAATTGCTTCTATGGGTGCATCCGTTGCTATTGTTGATTTCGACAATGACAGGTGGAACGATATTTACTTTACCAATAGCCGTACAGGCAGTTTAAACGCGCTGTATCGCAACCTTCACAATGGAAAATTTGAAAATGTAGGGGCTCAGGTAGGTCTGGCCGATGTAAACAAAAAAGGGACAGGTGTTTCCATGGGAACTGTTTGGGGCGATTATGATAATGATGGTTTTACCGATGTGTTTTTATATAAATGGGGCAAACCAGAGTTATTTCACAACATTGGCGGTAAAAAATTTGTAAACGTAACCGAAGGTAGTGGCTTGCCCAATTGGGTAAATGCCAATTGCGCCATCTGGCTGGACTTTGACAACGACGGAAAACTTGATCTTTTTTTAGGCGGTTATTATAACGAAGCCTTCGATCTTAGTAATTTGAATACCACTAAAATTATGCCCGAAAGTTTCAGGTATGCTAATAATGGTGGAAAAAACTATCTCTTTAAAAATCTTGGGAATGGCAAGTTTAAAGATGTTGCTGCCGAATATGGACTGGTATCTACCAAGTGGAAACTTGCGGCCGGTGCGGCCGATTTTAATGGCGATGGTTACCCGGAACTCTATGTGGCTAATGATTACAATGTAGACGAGTTTTATATCAATGAAAAAGGAAAAAGATTTGTTGAACGTGGTAAACTGGTAGGTATAGGCAATATTCCTAAAAGCGGCATGAGCGTGTCATTCGGCGATATTAATAATAGCGGCATGCTGGGTATCTACACCACCAATATCACCGAACCTGGTATATTAATTCAAGGCAATAATTACTGGCAACCCAAAAGTAATACAACAGGCGACCCCTCATTTGTTAATTTGGCACAGTTATCTGGGATCGAGAATGCTGGATGGAGCTACGGTGCACAGTTTGGTGATTTGAATAATGATGGATTCATTGACCTTTATGCTGCTAACGGCTTTATTTCTGGCAAAAAAAACACATCGTACTGGTATGATTACTCCAAGGTTACCGGTGGCAACAGTAAAATAATTGGTGATGCTGCCAACTGGCCTGATATGCAGGGGAAAAGCCAATCTGGCTATCAGCAAAACAAAATATGGCTTAATAACAGTAATGGCCTTTTTGAAGATGTGTCAAACAAAGTTTGCCCTTATATTACATTCGACAGCCGGTCGGTTGCCATGGCCGATCTTTGGAATCGTGGTGTATTGGATATTGTAGTAGCCAACCAAAATAACATACCGCTTATTTATAAAAACAATTCAAAAAACAATAATCATTGGATTGATTTTGATTTGCATGGAACATTAAGCAATGCAAGCGCTATAGGTGCAAAGGTACAATTGGAATGGGATGGGAAAAAGCAGATGCAGATAGTTTCGGGCGGTAGCGGATTTTCGGCTCAAAACCAGCACAGGATTCATTTTGGTATTGGAAAAAGCACAACAGCAGATAAGGCAACTATTTATTGGCCTTCAGGAAAAGTTGAGAAATTAGAGAAACCACAGATAGATCAGCTTCATGTAATTACTGAAAATAAGACAAACAACTGA
- a CDS encoding VCBS repeat-containing protein — protein sequence MKQGKIKYLVIVLLCVWNISCKKTDHPLFELLSSSSTNIHFINHVTDNDKPGILDYLYFYNGGGVAIGDINNDGLPDIFFTANKKGGNKLYLNKGNYRFEDITEKAGVAGNADWSSGVTMADVNNDGYLDIYVCVVAQKLGLQGHNMLYINNHDGTFTEESAKYGLNFSGFCTQAVFFDANHDGLLDCFLLNQSDHTESMYGMDTSQRKVPNKLAGSKFYLNNKGHFDDFTSKSGIYSSAMGYGLGVAVGDVNNDGWDDIYVSNDFHENDYYYINNHDGTFTESGAKHFNHYSRASMGNDMADFNNDGQLDIITVDMLPAEEHFLKTFNGDESYEQYKSKIVTPGFQYQYSRNCLQKNLGSGKAFSDVGLMDGIYATDWSWSPLFADFDNDGIKDLFVANGVERRPSDLDYITYISDDAVRGMLVNGHGMDSVVLNKMPAGDSHSYIFKGTKSEKFIDKSAAWGIKQAMLSNGAAYADLNNDGHLDIVTNNINREACIYKNTDTSTHHLSLKFTGRDDNHFGIGVKAYAFNGKQLQYEQLMLTRGFQSSVEPKLHFGFNGSPKLDSLLIVWPNQTYQLIKNVKTNQLLNIDQKNAAAHFDYNKFFPPSAPLFEDVTSKTNVNWKHQKDSYVDFNHQPLIPHMLSTQGPRVAVADVNGDGLDDFYVCGGKDQPGALFIQSGDGTFKSTVQPAFIANRENEGADAVFLDVNHDGFPDLYVASRNNEQNAGSSGPEDHLYVNDGKGNFTTVNSIPGIKLNKSAIAVADVNHDGYPDIFVAGSANDRALDIIPESYLLMNDGHGRYRQVQLPEELKHAGMICTASFADLDNDGWPDLVIAGEWMPVEIFMNKKGRLIRKHSDVLDKQQGWWQRILLTDVDGDGKIDIIAGNYGWNSKLKPTTTDPVKLFLSDLDLNGTLDPLLTYSINQNDYSFLGQNELEKQIPFLKKKFPYYRDFAGKTVQQIFGDALKSDKQLTVNSFTSGVFYNEGGGNFTFREFPSSAQVSPLFGFAVSPDANKTILAGGNFSGVTPVEGRYDADYGDVLLIDKNRNFKTVSPISSGFLLGGEVRDIKTIKTKSGPLYLVAFNNQEIRIFKSL from the coding sequence ATGAAGCAAGGCAAAATTAAATACCTGGTAATCGTTCTGCTTTGTGTCTGGAATATTTCCTGTAAGAAAACGGATCACCCGCTTTTTGAGTTATTATCTTCTTCATCTACCAATATCCATTTCATCAACCACGTCACCGATAATGATAAACCGGGAATTTTAGACTATTTGTATTTTTATAATGGCGGAGGAGTAGCTATCGGTGATATTAATAATGACGGCTTACCCGACATATTTTTTACGGCCAATAAAAAGGGAGGGAATAAGCTTTATCTAAATAAAGGCAATTACCGCTTTGAAGACATCACCGAAAAGGCAGGAGTAGCCGGAAATGCAGACTGGAGCTCTGGCGTTACCATGGCCGATGTTAATAATGACGGCTATCTGGATATATATGTATGCGTAGTTGCCCAAAAATTGGGTCTGCAAGGCCATAATATGCTTTATATCAACAATCATGATGGAACCTTTACAGAAGAATCGGCTAAATACGGGCTCAATTTTTCCGGCTTTTGCACTCAGGCTGTATTTTTTGATGCCAATCATGATGGTTTGCTAGATTGCTTTCTGCTTAATCAATCTGATCACACCGAATCTATGTATGGCATGGACACATCACAACGTAAAGTACCTAACAAGCTGGCTGGCAGTAAATTTTACCTGAACAACAAGGGGCACTTTGATGACTTCACCTCAAAATCAGGGATTTATAGTAGTGCTATGGGCTATGGTTTGGGTGTTGCTGTAGGAGATGTAAATAACGATGGATGGGATGATATTTATGTTAGTAACGATTTTCACGAAAACGACTATTATTATATCAACAATCACGACGGAACTTTTACAGAATCGGGCGCTAAACATTTTAACCATTATAGCCGGGCGAGTATGGGAAATGACATGGCCGATTTTAACAATGATGGCCAACTGGATATCATAACTGTAGATATGCTGCCTGCCGAAGAACACTTTTTAAAAACCTTTAACGGCGATGAGTCTTATGAACAATATAAAAGCAAGATTGTAACCCCAGGTTTCCAGTACCAGTATTCACGTAATTGTTTGCAAAAAAACTTAGGCAGTGGTAAAGCATTCAGCGATGTTGGTTTGATGGACGGTATATATGCCACAGACTGGAGCTGGAGCCCCTTGTTTGCAGATTTTGATAATGATGGAATAAAAGATCTTTTTGTAGCGAACGGAGTAGAACGCAGACCTTCAGATCTGGACTATATTACTTACATATCAGATGATGCGGTACGCGGCATGTTGGTAAATGGTCATGGTATGGATAGTGTTGTACTTAATAAAATGCCCGCCGGTGATTCGCATAGCTATATTTTTAAAGGCACAAAGAGCGAGAAATTTATTGACAAAAGTGCCGCATGGGGAATAAAACAAGCCATGCTTTCAAATGGTGCTGCTTATGCCGACTTAAATAATGATGGACATCTTGATATTGTAACTAACAATATTAACCGCGAAGCCTGTATATATAAAAATACCGACACCTCAACCCATCATCTCAGTCTTAAATTCACAGGAAGGGATGATAATCATTTTGGTATAGGAGTAAAAGCCTACGCCTTTAACGGGAAACAGTTGCAATATGAGCAGTTAATGCTCACCCGCGGATTTCAGTCATCCGTGGAGCCCAAGCTGCATTTCGGGTTTAACGGTTCTCCGAAACTTGATAGTTTATTAATTGTTTGGCCAAACCAAACATATCAATTGATTAAAAATGTGAAGACCAATCAACTTTTAAACATTGATCAAAAAAATGCAGCCGCCCATTTTGACTATAATAAGTTTTTTCCTCCTTCCGCCCCCCTTTTTGAGGATGTTACCAGCAAAACAAACGTAAACTGGAAGCACCAAAAAGATAGCTATGTTGATTTTAATCATCAGCCGCTTATTCCACACATGCTCTCAACGCAAGGGCCCCGGGTAGCTGTAGCCGATGTAAACGGCGACGGATTAGATGATTTTTATGTCTGTGGCGGAAAAGACCAACCCGGCGCTTTATTTATTCAATCAGGAGATGGGACTTTTAAATCGACTGTTCAGCCTGCCTTTATTGCTAATCGCGAAAATGAAGGAGCTGATGCAGTGTTTTTAGATGTAAATCATGATGGATTCCCAGACCTGTACGTAGCAAGCAGGAATAATGAACAGAATGCTGGTTCCTCGGGCCCGGAAGATCATCTATATGTTAATGATGGTAAAGGAAACTTTACCACGGTAAATTCTATTCCGGGCATAAAACTAAATAAATCAGCTATTGCAGTTGCAGATGTGAACCATGATGGCTATCCGGATATTTTCGTTGCCGGCAGTGCGAATGACCGGGCATTAGACATAATACCCGAATCATATTTATTGATGAATGACGGTCATGGTCGCTATCGCCAGGTACAGCTTCCCGAAGAGTTGAAACATGCCGGGATGATATGTACCGCATCATTTGCTGATCTGGACAATGATGGATGGCCAGACCTGGTTATTGCCGGTGAATGGATGCCGGTTGAGATATTTATGAATAAGAAAGGCCGGCTTATTCGAAAACACAGCGATGTTTTGGATAAGCAACAAGGCTGGTGGCAACGCATATTACTTACAGATGTAGATGGCGATGGAAAAATTGATATCATTGCCGGAAATTATGGCTGGAACTCCAAACTTAAACCAACCACAACAGACCCTGTAAAATTATTTCTATCCGACTTAGATTTAAATGGAACGCTCGACCCACTGCTTACTTATAGTATAAATCAAAACGATTATTCATTTTTAGGCCAAAATGAACTTGAAAAACAAATACCGTTCCTTAAAAAGAAATTCCCATACTATCGTGATTTTGCAGGAAAAACTGTTCAGCAGATTTTTGGTGATGCACTTAAAAGTGATAAACAGCTAACAGTTAACTCTTTCACATCTGGAGTATTTTACAATGAGGGGGGCGGTAACTTTACATTTAGGGAATTCCCGTCATCGGCACAAGTTTCGCCATTGTTTGGTTTTGCAGTTTCACCTGATGCAAACAAAACAATTTTAGCTGGGGGAAACTTTTCAGGAGTAACGCCGGTTGAAGGCAGATACGACGCCGATTACGGAGATGTGCTACTTATAGATAAAAATCGAAATTTCAAGACAGTATCCCCTATTTCATCAGGATTTCTTTTGGGTGGAGAAGTAAGAGATATTAAAACAATAAAAACCAAGTCAGGCCCTCTATATCTGGTTGCATTCAATAATCAGGAGATCAGAATTTTTAAATCCTTGTAG
- a CDS encoding LuxR C-terminal-related transcriptional regulator, producing the protein MDIMLIPKKIYEFIPNLVVPKAFWGTYGNKLNCLYLTSCEQKEMLFISESLTELLGYSPRDIQEGGRDWWLSIIHPDDLEPMLNEVFRHYFLKPARQRLKKIFTLQYRVKNTFGDYRWMCETKLVASLTSENKYEFILGRVEDITEIKNEEEAQLKKLLEEERKTNQMLQHALPVIDMEQKSKPDHVYLTDNHIQPHGVVMPTKRELEILQLIGEGYSTKQIADQLFISINTVETHRRHLLKKLQVKNSMELIKRSTNAFWLKVAV; encoded by the coding sequence ATGGATATTATGCTTATACCCAAAAAAATTTATGAGTTTATACCAAACCTGGTTGTGCCAAAAGCCTTCTGGGGCACTTATGGCAATAAGTTAAATTGTCTGTACCTTACTTCCTGCGAGCAAAAGGAAATGCTCTTTATAAGCGAATCTTTGACTGAGTTGCTAGGTTATAGTCCCAGGGATATTCAAGAAGGAGGCCGGGATTGGTGGCTTTCAATCATTCATCCGGATGATCTTGAACCGATGCTTAACGAGGTTTTTCGACATTATTTTTTAAAACCTGCAAGGCAACGTCTTAAAAAAATATTCACCCTGCAATATCGTGTAAAGAATACTTTTGGCGATTACCGGTGGATGTGTGAAACCAAACTGGTTGCGTCGTTAACCAGCGAAAACAAATATGAATTTATTCTTGGCAGAGTTGAAGATATTACCGAGATAAAGAATGAAGAAGAAGCACAACTAAAAAAACTGCTTGAAGAAGAACGCAAAACCAATCAAATGTTACAACATGCGCTGCCTGTTATAGACATGGAACAAAAATCAAAACCCGATCACGTATACCTAACAGATAATCATATACAACCTCATGGTGTGGTGATGCCGACTAAAAGGGAATTGGAAATTTTGCAACTTATAGGGGAGGGCTACTCAACAAAACAAATTGCCGACCAGCTTTTTATCAGTATCAATACAGTTGAAACACATCGGAGGCATCTTTTGAAAAAACTGCAGGTTAAAAATTCTATGGAGCTAATTAAAAGATCAACCAATGCATTTTGGCTAAAAGTAGCTGTTTAA
- a CDS encoding porin family protein encodes MKKLILMLICFILVSTKGFSQSFFQKVTSKLEFGIKAGGNYSNFDKANFGTDYLAGFHAGATVAFKITNNFLIQEEFLYSQQGAKITDGSLGAQNLKLSYMTVPFLLKYRTNSGFYVEGGAQVGIKLKEEVVGYNGSDFAKKIDGAAVGGIGYQSKIGLGIGARYVYGISKVGNFTGTTINNDFKNTNIQASIFYVF; translated from the coding sequence ATGAAAAAGCTAATCTTAATGTTAATTTGTTTTATCCTGGTATCAACGAAAGGCTTTAGCCAGAGTTTTTTCCAGAAAGTAACTTCAAAACTAGAATTCGGTATCAAGGCCGGTGGTAACTATAGTAATTTTGACAAAGCCAATTTTGGAACCGATTACCTGGCTGGCTTCCATGCTGGAGCTACGGTAGCTTTCAAGATAACTAATAATTTTTTGATCCAGGAAGAGTTTTTATACTCTCAACAGGGAGCCAAAATCACAGACGGCTCACTAGGTGCCCAAAACCTTAAGCTGTCTTATATGACTGTGCCGTTTCTGCTTAAATACCGCACCAATTCCGGTTTCTATGTTGAGGGAGGCGCCCAGGTAGGGATAAAGCTTAAAGAGGAAGTAGTGGGGTACAACGGTAGCGATTTTGCTAAAAAGATAGACGGGGCTGCTGTAGGTGGTATCGGATATCAGTCAAAAATTGGTTTGGGTATCGGCGCCCGGTACGTTTATGGAATTTCCAAAGTGGGCAACTTTACAGGTACCACTATCAACAACGACTTTAAGAATACCAATATTCAGGCCAGCATATTTTACGTTTTTTAA
- a CDS encoding LytR/AlgR family response regulator transcription factor, producing the protein MNIVIIEDEPIVADDLELSITQLMPEPLNITQLHSVKEAINYFKSTSMPDLIFSDIQLGDGLSFEIFVAIPVSVPVIFCTAYDEYALDAFKANGIDYILKPFTTQTLERALQRYSELKKLFSTNQTPQYNALVEMLTGKNNQKSSSVLVYHQDKIIPIKLEDIALFYLANEVTHLLTFSGKIFYPNKNLDELEKLSGSCFFRANRQFLVNRKAIIDVSSFFSRKLSLNLNITFNDKVIVSKGKASQFLNWLSKA; encoded by the coding sequence ATGAATATAGTGATCATAGAAGATGAGCCGATAGTTGCAGATGACCTGGAATTGAGTATCACACAATTGATGCCGGAGCCATTAAATATTACGCAGCTTCATTCTGTTAAAGAAGCCATCAACTATTTTAAAAGTACATCCATGCCCGATCTGATATTCAGCGACATTCAATTGGGAGACGGCTTAAGCTTTGAGATATTTGTTGCTATACCTGTTTCTGTCCCGGTAATCTTTTGTACTGCTTATGACGAATATGCGCTGGATGCCTTCAAGGCAAATGGGATTGATTATATCCTGAAGCCGTTTACTACGCAGACGCTTGAACGCGCCTTGCAACGATACAGCGAACTTAAAAAACTGTTCTCAACCAATCAGACGCCGCAATATAATGCCCTGGTGGAAATGCTGACCGGCAAAAACAATCAAAAATCATCTTCTGTATTGGTATACCATCAGGATAAGATCATCCCTATAAAACTGGAAGACATAGCCCTGTTTTACCTCGCCAACGAAGTAACTCATTTACTAACCTTCTCAGGTAAGATTTTTTATCCAAATAAAAATCTGGATGAACTGGAAAAGCTAAGCGGTAGCTGTTTTTTTAGGGCAAACAGGCAGTTTCTGGTCAATCGTAAAGCCATTATTGATGTATCCAGTTTCTTTTCCAGGAAGCTATCGCTCAATCTAAACATAACCTTTAACGATAAGGTGATAGTAAGCAAAGGAAAAGCTTCCCAGTTTCTGAACTGGTTGTCAAAAGCCTGA